The window CTAAAGAAGGTTCGCAAAAGCGCGTAGCTTCGCGACAAATTCGTTTAGTTGCTGTTTTTCCAAACATTCAAGATATTCCTCGACTGACTTGGCAGGATTTTTAAGCCTGTTGCGATGTGTTCGGCAGGCCGCAGAGACAATCCCCGGGGCAAGATCCACGACGTGCGTCAGGAATTCGTCGGGATGTTGAGCCGCGATGTCGTATTTGCCAAGTTCCTTGGCGGGAAAATCTTTTAAGTTATAGGTAACGATTACATCCCCTCTTCCTTTGATGGCAGCGGCAAGAACATGATTATCTTTAGAATCGGGAAGATGAAGTGATGGTATCAATTCTTCAAAATTTTCAACCACGCAATCCCTTACGCTCATGTCCATAAACTCACGGGTTCTTTTAAGGTCTGCGGCCGTCAGGTCGGGCCGATTTTTTAGCAGAGAAGCTGTCCATTCATCGTGGATGCGCTGAGACCACTTCGCGCGGAAAAGATCCGTCACCGCAAGCTCCATGAGGAGATCGCGGAGCGGCGCCGGATAGAGAACGCAGGCATCGTACAGTGCGGTGAACGTTGCCAAAATTAATAGCCCATATCGAGGTGCTGTGCCTGTTTAACCAGTTCATCGAGAGCTTTTTGCCGGTCTTTGTCGATATCCTTCTTGTAGCGCATTAGATCTTCAAACATGACACGGCGATGCGTACCGACTTTCTGATGGGGTATTTTCCCCTCTTCCAGAAGGCGGACCAGAAAGGGGCGGGAAACATTGAGGACATCTGCTGCCTGCTGTGTCGTCAGCTGGGCATGGACGGGGATTAATGTGACCGCGTTCCCGGCTGCCATCTCGGTAAGCAGATCCAGCAACAACCGAACGGCATAGGGCGGGAGGGCAAGCTTGTGGGTGGCTTTCCTCTCCTCCCCTATTTGAAAGTTTAGATTTTCAAGATGATCCAGATAGGGCGCGAGGGTACGGCTGGCTTCGCGCGCGATCGCGGCCTCCTGCGCGGTCGGTACAATTGGATCTCTTGTTCTACTGGTCATGGTGGCCATGGTGGTTCTCCTGTGTTCTAAGACCAGTCTAGCCCATAAACGAAATAAACGCAACAAACGAAATATTCAAAATATCCTATTTTTGCTTTTGATAAAAGCCAAAATAGAGACCATTATAAAACAATGCTTTACATCGTTATTGGCCAAGGCGATGCTCGGTGCGGTCCGGGTAGATTTCTCTGTTCCTGCTTTCAGGATTTACGCTTGCCTGTGTTCGGGTCTTTTGCTCATTGGATTTTCACCTTCCCGTTGAGCCGGTTGGCTCACCTCCTTCTATTCTCCATCGTTAGCACCGGCGGGCCACGTGTCGCCGTGAGTTGATCAGGCCGGGCTGCAAAGGAAGACGGTCGTTATGCTTGGGCAGCGTTGTCCCGCGTGCGCTTGTGGCGGCGCTGGCATGACGGGGGAGCGGGTTCCATGTTGGACAGTTCTGGTGGCGTAACGGGTTTCCGGGCCCTGTCTTTTAAAAAGCGATCTTAAAGGTTGATCTGATAGTTTCTACCTCGCCCAGCTCCCAAAGAAATTAAAGCCCCTATCTCGACCAACTCCTGCAAATCCCTGGTCGCTGTTGGTTTCGAGGTGCCTGTGATGACGATATATTTTTTGGGGCTCATCCCACCCTCAAAACCTTTGAGACCTTTCTCCAGCATCCGGCTGATGACGCGGCGCTGTCGATCATTGAGCTGATTCTGAAATCGGGCAAAAAACTTTGTTTTCTTCAGAGTGAAATCGATCTGCTGCGCGGCTTCCGTCTGTGCATCCAGAATCATCGAGACGAAGTAGTGAATCCATAGGGTAATGTCGAGTGATGTCTGTGCTGCTTTCAACGCGTCATAGTAAGCATTTTTACCGGTCTCAATAGTCTTTGACAAACTGAGAAGAATGGGGCGTCCCACGCCCTGGGATAAAGCCTTTTCGGAAAGGGCCCGTCCGATTCTTCCATTTCCGTCCTCAAAGGGGTGAATGGTTTCAAAATATAGATGGGCGATAGCAGACCGCACCGGAGACTTTCTGATTTCCATGGGGCCCCCCGGCCCAGTGTCATTGAACCACTCGATAAACTGCGTCATGTTCTGAGGCACTCGCGCGGAAGGAGGCGCTTCAAAATGCACCTTCCAGTTTCCGATCGCTCCCGACACGACTTGCATGGGTTCCTCATGGGTACGCCAGGCGCCGATCTTGTGCTTCGTATTTCCTTTCATGATCATGGTGTGCCATGCAAACAGCTTTTCTTCCGTCAGCGTTTCTGAAACACTCTTCCGTACATCGATCATCAGCTCCGCCGCACCCTGCGCTTTTGTGTCCGTAATGCGTTCCGGGTGTTGATTCAGCCCCAAATTATTCTTAATAGACGACATCACATCACTGCGGCTGAGATATTCACCTTCGATTTCTGAGGTCTTGACGGCTTCGGCCACCATCATGTCGATAATGGTTTCTGTCTGAGTGTCTTCGGGCAAGGCCTTGAGAATGCCGCTGACATGGCCTTCCTTTTCCGCGAAGGCAAGCAGTAGATCCTCAATGTTCGTGAGGTGGTATTTAAATCGGGGCCAATTGGGGTGTTGCCAGCTGTAACGCATGAGCCGATTATACCATTTAATCGGCTCATTTTTGACTATTATTTGAGCCATTTATAGAATGTAATAGCCTCTCCAGATGTTAAACCGTTGAATTGTGATCGGGTTGTCGTGGCGGTCATCGGTGATGTAACCATCCGGCGCTGGTTCATCGTGCGGCCCGCAGAACATGAAACGGCGCAACACCGAACACAATAAATAACAACAGGCCTCTGGCAGCGGAATGATAAAGAGGGATGAGTGCGGCGTGTTAGGCCGGCCACCCCTGATCCGCAAAACTGAAGGTGCGATCGTCGCCTAGAATAATGTGGTCAAGAATGGTGATGCCGATGAGATCGCCGGCCTGACGGAGCCGGGCAGTGAGCACACGATCTTCTGAACTGGGTTGCGGATCGCCGGACGGATGATTGTGGGCGCAGATGATAGCGGCGCTATTGAGCAGGATCGCGGGTTTGAAGACTTCGCGCGGATGGACGATGCTGAGCGTGAGAGAACCAATGGACACGATGTTGACGCCGATGACTGCATGTTTGGCGTCCAGACAGGCAACAAGGAACTGTTCACGATCGAGACCCTGATAGAGGGGCCGGAGTATGGTGGCCGCTCCCGCAGAATCGCGGATGACGACAGGCGGATCGGGGCGGGCACTTCCCGGCACCAGCTGGAGAGTGTACCGCGGGATAAGCAGCGGGTTCGTCACGTCCGGGCGAGGGACGATCGAGAATGTGGGAGTCTTCGGAGTGTATCGCTTTGTCATGCTGGGACCTCTCTTGTGTTGGACTCACTGGCTCTCTCGATGAAACCGGAGAGCCGGTGTAGGACAACGGGAGGTCGAGGGCCATGCAGGCCGATGAAGCTCAGAGTGGACGGGTCACGAGCAGCGGCAGTGACAGTTTTCTGGCATTGCCGGTGCGCACGGCAGCTGGAGCGCGGCCAGCCATTGGCCCGGCATGGCAGAGCGAATTTTTCGAGAAGCTCCACCTCTTGAGGTATAGCCAAGCTACCTTGGCTCGCTCTACTATGCGCACGCTTAGGATGACTCAGGAACAAGAAGAGACGTTGTGAAAGTCAACCGTGTACGATCGACGGACATGCGAATACTAGCGGAAAGTACACAGCGGAGGGGCGCGTCATCGAAGATTCAAAGCGAGTGTATATGAAAAAGCCATATGTGTATATTTGGCGTCCAAATATAGATATATGGAATCTCGTTTCGTTCTGTAACCTGTCACGATTTATGGAGGACAAGTGATGAGCACAAGCACGGCTGACGGTAGGGCACAGGACGGAAATCAGGCGCAGGGTGGCCGAGTAGTCATGGTACAGGCGGCATCGTTCCTATTGGGCCTGGCGGTGATATTGGAGGCCCATCCTGCATGGGCACAGATTACGAAGGTCAATTCGGTGATGACTAACGTGCAAACCGTACTCGTCAGTGTGGCTGTCACGCTGTTCACCGTGGCCATAATGTGGGCCGGGTTCAAAATGGCCTTTCAACAGGCGCAATGGTCCGAGATTAGCAACCTGGTGATTGGTGGAATCTTGGTCGGCGGGGCGGCCGGGATTGCGTCCTGGCTCCTCAACTA is drawn from Nitrospira sp. and contains these coding sequences:
- a CDS encoding PIN domain-containing protein; amino-acid sequence: MATFTALYDACVLYPAPLRDLLMELAVTDLFRAKWSQRIHDEWTASLLKNRPDLTAADLKRTREFMDMSVRDCVVENFEELIPSLHLPDSKDNHVLAAAIKGRGDVIVTYNLKDFPAKELGKYDIAAQHPDEFLTHVVDLAPGIVSAACRTHRNRLKNPAKSVEEYLECLEKQQLNEFVAKLRAFANLL
- a CDS encoding helix-turn-helix domain-containing protein, yielding MATMTSRTRDPIVPTAQEAAIAREASRTLAPYLDHLENLNFQIGEERKATHKLALPPYAVRLLLDLLTEMAAGNAVTLIPVHAQLTTQQAADVLNVSRPFLVRLLEEGKIPHQKVGTHRRVMFEDLMRYKKDIDKDRQKALDELVKQAQHLDMGY
- a CDS encoding TrbC/VirB2 family protein — its product is MSTSTADGRAQDGNQAQGGRVVMVQAASFLLGLAVILEAHPAWAQITKVNSVMTNVQTVLVSVAVTLFTVAIMWAGFKMAFQQAQWSEISNLVIGGILVGGAAGIASWLLN
- a CDS encoding Fic family protein is translated as MRYSWQHPNWPRFKYHLTNIEDLLLAFAEKEGHVSGILKALPEDTQTETIIDMMVAEAVKTSEIEGEYLSRSDVMSSIKNNLGLNQHPERITDTKAQGAAELMIDVRKSVSETLTEEKLFAWHTMIMKGNTKHKIGAWRTHEEPMQVVSGAIGNWKVHFEAPPSARVPQNMTQFIEWFNDTGPGGPMEIRKSPVRSAIAHLYFETIHPFEDGNGRIGRALSEKALSQGVGRPILLSLSKTIETGKNAYYDALKAAQTSLDITLWIHYFVSMILDAQTEAAQQIDFTLKKTKFFARFQNQLNDRQRRVISRMLEKGLKGFEGGMSPKKYIVITGTSKPTATRDLQELVEIGALISLGAGRGRNYQINL
- a CDS encoding JAB domain-containing protein; the protein is MTKRYTPKTPTFSIVPRPDVTNPLLIPRYTLQLVPGSARPDPPVVIRDSAGAATILRPLYQGLDREQFLVACLDAKHAVIGVNIVSIGSLTLSIVHPREVFKPAILLNSAAIICAHNHPSGDPQPSSEDRVLTARLRQAGDLIGITILDHIILGDDRTFSFADQGWPA